AGCTTGTGCCTGATACTTACACTGGCATTCAGCCTGCTAGGCTCTGTTTTGGTTGAATAAATATTGATTAACATGCtcagcagcaaaacattttgtgattctaagTCAAAATTCACAAAAGAGGTCTGGTAGGTTGTTTTCCGGTACAAGAGATTGGAATGTAGTGTCTGTTGAGAACTGAGAGGTGTTTATagatttttgcttctttttgcagTCAAAATTGAGGGAATGGTCAATAAGTGACTTCATGTAGTCAGTTTGTAGAGGGCTGAGATGGTTAATCCCATGTGTTCTTTGTGGTATGTATCCAGGATGTCATCACATTGCCATACCTCTGCTGTGCTGGTAGTCTTTATGGCCCTTGCTGTTGGTGCGGGGGCTGAACTGCTGCCAGAGAAGAGCTGTGATGTGGTTGGTGATGAGAGTACTGAGTCGCAAATGGAAAAAGCCCTGCTGAAGAAACTAGAACCCCTGAGCCAAATAAGGTATGGCAAGTACCAACTTGTTATGGACCTTAGGGCTAGTGTTTACACACTAGATCAAGGGGGTGGAAGAATTTGGGGCTAGGCTTCAGGGTGGCTCTGTCTTTAGCATGAGCTGTGACCAGGCTTCGCAGTTCTTGAGTGTCAACTGCTTTGAGCTCAGCTCTTTATAATTCTGTTGCTTGTCTTCCATCCTCTCTGCTGCAGATTTAACACGACTGTGGAGATTGGAACAACTGAAAACTATGCCTACCATTTTAGGGTATGCAGAGAGGTCAACAGCAGCTTGCATGATTTTGCTGGCCTAGTACAAATGGATAGGCAGTCTGGAAAGACTACAGTGATAGGAAGAATCAATGAAACTCAGGTCTTCAATGGAAGTAAGACCACTAAATATGTCTCTTACTTGGTATCTAGCTTTTGCCTCCTGATCTGGATTTGCAGGCTCTATTCTTTCTCTCTTCGCAGGTGACTGGATCATGCTTATTTATAAAGGAGGTGATTCATATGGTAGGCACTGCAGTGGTGAGAAGAGAAGAGCTGTGATAATGATTTCTTGCAAGCGAGGAATTACAGCGGTGAGTAACAGTATCAGGTAGGAGAGGAATAGGAGGCTGTCAGACAAAGCTTTTTTATAAGCAGAAGGGCCCTGAGGGTGCAGTAatgttttcttatattttctcGTGGTTTGTTCAGCTGTACCAATAGCACTAAAACTACCTTCTGGTGAAGTTTAGTATAAGCCTGGGTGTATTTTCACATGACTTAACTTTTCCCAAATTGCAGAGTTCATTCAGCATTATTtcagaagagagggaaaaggagcAGGACTGTTTCTACCTCTTTGAGATGGACAGCAGTGTGGCTTGTCCAGCTGAGAATTCCCACCTCAGCACTGGCTCCATTCTACTAATCACGTGAGTTGCTGGAAGATGTTACGCTAGACTAGATAATTGTAGTATAACTGTTCACAGTCATTGTTAGATGTTACTGTGACTCCAAGCTTTGTAGACAAATTCTAGATTAAGGCatgatgctgcagagctgctctgttaCCTTCATAGCGTACAGATCAGTGCACTGAAACATGGAATGTGTGGCTTCCTGGAACTGTATAACAGCTCTTTGCCAGAATTGGAAATTCAGACTAGGAGTCTTGACTTCTCGTTTTGTCTGTGCTATGGGGCATTACTTCACGCAGTTGTCCTGAAAAATTTTTACTAGCAGGTCTATATGTTTTTCAACCTTTTCTGGTATGGTCTCTCTTCAACTCTTTTCTTAGGTGATGTTCAGCTACTTGCTGTGGTGCCAAACTGAGACGAGTATAAGTGGGTTATAAGAGACTGTTTGTACcatttttttattctgatttttaattctGCCCTCTAGGTTTTCTTCAGTAATCGCAGTCTATATCATTGGTGGGTTTCTCTACCAGCGCCTTATAGTGGGAGCAAAGGGCATGGAACAGTTTCCTCACTTTGCCTTCTGGCAAGATTTGGGCAATTTGGTGGCGGTGAGTGAAAATCCTCATATAATCCCAATCTAAGCCCATGTGTTAAGACATAATAAAATTACACCTGTGTTGTCTTCATAGACCGTTTCTTGGATAGACCTGTCACAGTGTACCCTGTGGGAAAAGAAGGTTTTTATCTTATTCTAAGTTAGGGGAACACTGTTTTTAATTCCTTGATGCATCTGGTCCCCTACTGCTCGTTATGATTAAGACTTTTCAGGTAGGAACATTCAGCTGGGAACTGTGGAATGTTCAGGTCTGACTATGTGAAAGCCTCCCTTGATCACCTTAAGTAGTGTTGTTTATCCTCTgaatgtctgtgctgctgcatacTCTTAATCAGTACCATGTTCTACCCTAGACCTGACTTAAGTTTCAGAATAAGCTAGGATATCCCCATATATTCTCCTCTTACCAGCTTAAGATCTGTGGACTTGCCCTAAGATAGCACTGGGGTGGGCATGGCTCCTGTAGCAAAATGGAATATGCTTCATATGGCTGCTGATTCTGCATATGGTCTGATTCTAGTGTTAACAACTTGTGCTTGTAGGATGGCTGTGACTTTGTCTGCCGATCCAAGCCTCGAAATGTACCAGCTGCATACCGTGGTGTGGGTGATGACCAGCTGGGTGACGAGTCAGAGGAACGGGATGACCACTTGCTACCAATGTGACAGGCTTTCagcactgatttcttttctccccatctccccccagccagttcttctctcttctgattttctttacaTGATACGCTTTGGCTGTCTCTGGCGTGTCAAGTCTCATGGATGCCTCTAGGTGTGAACAGCACTGGTCCCCAATGGCATGCCTCATTACTGTAATGctgttttagttgttttttatttcttgtttttttcaaaaaatgcagcagagcagcaaagctaTGGGGAGCAAGTGCTGAGAGTTGATAAGACAGCAAGAAAGCAATGCGAGTGTTCAGCGCTGAGCAGGAGAGGGAGTTTCTTCATTGAGAGGAAGAAAGGGCCATGAATGAATGCAGAAAGGGGAAGTCTCCATTTAATAAACTGAGACGGTAATAGAGAGGCCTTTAGCATAGGGTTTTTTTCCCGGGGTTTACAGAATCTGTTAGacacttttttctttgaatgcatttttgGCTTTCCTAGCTCCTGCACTGTTGCACACAATTTTTGTCAGCATAACCTGCATGCAAAGCTCTATGCTGGACTCACTGGAGTTAGAAGTGGCATTAGCAGCCCTCTGGTCTTTTTGTAATGCCAACGTGTTGAAAAGTAGATGCCTGTTTCCCTCAAGAGGTGTTAAGGGATGCATGCCATCCTCTCAGACTGGAGAGGAGCAATGCTAAAAAAAACTGAgttaaatgctgttttcactACTTTTGAGTTCAGTCAAAATACCATCTTCTCCATcacagaagagagggaaaaaaatgattatgTTCTCCTAAATGAAGGGGATGCTTTCTGAATATGTGACATTAAGGcaaaatgtgaaaattaaaGACAGCTATCACTTGAGTTCTTTACCAAGCCTCACTTGAAGCTTTATGCCTACATAGCTCAGTCATGGTCAGAATTACGATCTCATGCTACCTGATGCTTCCTCGGTTGGCAGAATGTTTTCTTGGGAAGCTACtaaaatttttattaaaaaggatAAGAATGCTAATACACTCAGAACTGTGTTGAGAGACCCCAGTTGCTGTCCCCATCAACATGGTGCATACCAGTCTTATGATACTTGCCCTGTGCAGGTGGTACTTGAATACTGCTTGGAGCAAGAGATAGCCTTCCATTTGGCGCTTGTGAAAAGCAGGTACAGCTGAGTTATAAGACTTAATTGGAACCTTTTGGAACATGGTACCTTGATTCATAATTGCTTTTTGCTTAGAGTCTAGCTCCTCACTTACTTCAGTCTACAATACagcagaatgggaagaaaaccaTCTTTGGTCTTGGGGGCATAGACTGCTGAATACTGCTAATGGCAAGGTACAGATAAGGTTTGTGGATGGTTATACTGCTTTGTCAGTATAACCAATGACAGTAGGGGCAAAGAGATGATCCTGTTTTCTTGCTGGGCTGAGTGGATAAACAATAAAAGTCAAAGCAGGAATTACAGTCTCAGTCTTTCTCATaacatgagaaaaaatgaagtcattAAGCCAGTTggtaccatttttttttcatggtggTGTTTAAGGTAATTTGTCTTTTGTACAAAACaactttcaaaaataaaatgaccaAACACCCTGCTCAAGTGTTGTGCTGATGTAATTAACAGCTTTCTTTGGTGCTAGATCACCTTTCTTATCCAAGGGTCTTTAGTATGTCTTATATTCTTACTTCTGCTAGGACTCTCTTCTGTTAGTGTGGGGCCTTGAAAAGGCAGAATATGCACACTTGTCAAAGTAGGGCATTTACAGAGGAGAAAAGTTCCCtatatttttctgaaagaatgaaaatcaaagtTGTTGCTTCTCAAAGATC
The sequence above is a segment of the Excalfactoria chinensis isolate bCotChi1 chromosome 1, bCotChi1.hap2, whole genome shotgun sequence genome. Coding sequences within it:
- the M6PR gene encoding cation-dependent mannose-6-phosphate receptor encodes the protein MGRARVVRRPWTSLWLLGFAPARRSRPVPEQPPLLHRAVVRAQRTVRSSRMSSHCHTSAVLVVFMALAVGAGAELLPEKSCDVVGDESTESQMEKALLKKLEPLSQIRFNTTVEIGTTENYAYHFRVCREVNSSLHDFAGLVQMDRQSGKTTVIGRINETQVFNGSDWIMLIYKGGDSYGRHCSGEKRRAVIMISCKRGITASSFSIISEEREKEQDCFYLFEMDSSVACPAENSHLSTGSILLITFSSVIAVYIIGGFLYQRLIVGAKGMEQFPHFAFWQDLGNLVADGCDFVCRSKPRNVPAAYRGVGDDQLGDESEERDDHLLPM